In Toxoplasma gondii ME49 chromosome X, whole genome shotgun sequence, a single genomic region encodes these proteins:
- a CDS encoding hypothetical protein (encoded by transcript TGME49_215210) encodes MDGVKAVERPEFSVPPKTLCEDVTAARSSGFEGAAGCTSAQDDVSRGYEAKPAQKRRFFSALSEEETEGAHGTLPHREAVAREETGTLVCDDYSEHSHLKRKDPIGEINENIWSVQEGSDLTTSSSEDDGIGDMKCTGRRKSPGQRAVDQECAGNSNAASGRERKHENSRGDHVAAPAVEQLSLSKTGEKVHRQISDSARHIATAFDSCQKEVQKYHMYSLRHLFFFSSGNALPPPSSSSSSSSSSSQQLPGDFFNTCPAECLQAVFHFLHVEDILRMQVVSSAFFSTIRDEIGAFTHIRSLVIDAKWAKLEIHERQQMLLQMVQLQHLEVQPQAFTGGSIFIQEIAALVYRNARTLRSLRLLSPENPLCDETPLHNPFAFKPRTFARLRVLTLIGSQAFEWGYILSNCNFPVVERFEISYFPPASVHWSWKVGPDFTLLGLDGLRHMLDKMELLERLTLGFEIRFEDDNRRQPWEEDVDAAHFQPQLNVDGAQYDALIEQERRRLGLGENGPFSETLAGPNRATVGSGFREEFMLDSAEGQHSEGASASAASATGDRRAWRASETAPAAATGVHAGRVWQAGGNDSRDDLVGVEPVGGRGQLSSWRGKVSEEDFADLCAVAYVRAGGAGNLKRIVVKHRSKTGEETSSQATVSSVAEFFQDAASFCYRYVSDVFTGFQPLAD; translated from the exons ATGGACGGTGTGAAGGCCGTAGAGAGGCCGGAATTTTCTGTTCCGCCCAAGACGCTGTGTGAAGACGTGACGGCTGCGAGAAGCAGTGGCTTCGAAGGAGCGGCAGGGTGCACGTCGGCGCAAGACGATGTTTCCCGTGGTTATGAAGCGAAACCAGCGCAGAAAagacgttttttctctgccctttctgaggaagaaacagagggtgCACACGGGACTCTGCCGCACCGTGAGGCTGTAGCCAGGGAGGAAACGGGCACGCTTGTGTGTGATGACTATTCAGAGCATTCACATTTGAAGAGGAAGGATCCAATAGGGGAAATTAATGAGAACATATGGAGTGTACAGGAAGGATCGGACCTAACGACATCGTCCTCGGAGGACGATGGCATAGGGGATATGAAATGCACAGGGAGACGCAAATCGCCAGGACAACGGGCAGTGGATCAGGAATGTGCGGGCAACAGTAACGCGGCAtcgggaagagagaggaaacatgAAAACAGCAGAGGTGACCACGTAGCCGCACCGGCTGTCGAGCAACTGTCACTGTCCAAGACAGGTGAAAAAGTACACCGACAGATATCGGACAGCGCTCGCCACATAGCCACGGCCTTTGACTCTTGCCAGAAAGAAGTCCAGAAATATCATATGTATTCACTTCGTCatttgttcttcttctccagtggaAATGCACTCCCGCCCCCCTCGTCTTCATcatcgtcgtcgtcttcatccTCCCAACAGCTGCCTGGCGACTTTTTCAACACCTGTCCTGCTGAGTGCCTGCAAGCGGTCTTCCACTTCCTTCATGTAGAGGATATTCTTCGAATGCAAGTCGTTAGCTCGGCGTTCTTCTCAACAATTCGAGATGAAATTGGAGCGTTCACGCATATCCGCTCTCTTGTCATCGACGCGAAGTGGGCAAAGCTGGAGATTcacgagagacagcaaatGCTACTGCAGATGGTTCAGCTGCAGCACCTAGAG GTACAACCTCAAGCCTTCACAGGTGGCTCCATCTTCATTCAGGAGATAGCTGCTCTGGTATACAGAAACGCTCGGACTCTTCGgtcgcttcgccttctgtcgccGGAGAACCCACTTTGTGACGAGACGCCGCTGCACAATCCGTTCGCGTTCAAACCGCGGACTTTTGCGCGGCTGCGTGTTCTTACGCTGATTGGGTCACAGGCGTTCGAGTGGGGCTATATTCTGAGCAACTGCAACTTCCCTGTTGTTGAGAGATTCGAAATCTCCTATTTTCCGCCTGCGAGTGTCCACTGGTCGTGGAAG GTTGGCCCCGACTTTACACTACTCGGACTCGACGGCCTCAGGCATATGCTGGACAAGATGGAGCTTCTGGAACGCCTGACACTCGGATTTGAGATCCGCTTTGAGGACGATAATAGGAGGCAACCGTGGGAAGAAGATGTGGACGCTGCACATTTCCAGCCTCAACTGAATGTTGATGGCGCACAGTACGATGCATTGATTGAGCAGGAGCGACGCCGCTTGGGTTTAGGAGAGAACGGGCCCTTTTCTGAAACTTTGGCTGGGCCAAATCGTGCAACGGTGGGTAGCGGATTCCGGGAAGAATTCATGCTAGACAGTGCCGAGGGACAGCACTCGGAAGGGGCAAGTGCGTCGGCAGCTTCAGCTacgggagacaggagggCATGGCGTGCTTCAGAAACGGCACCGGCAGCGGCCACaggtgtgcatgcagggcgAGTGTGGCAAGCGGGTGGGAATGACAGCCGAGACGATCTGGTAGGGGTGGAACCCGTGGGCGGCCGGGGTCAGTTGTCAAGTTGGCGCGGCAAAGTGAGTGAAGAAGATTTCGCCGATCTGTGTGCAGTGGCTTATGTCCGGGCAGGAGGAGCCGGCAATCTCAAAAGAATCGTCGTCAAACACCGAAGCAAGACAGGTGAAGAAACAAGCAGTCAAGCAACAGTGAGTTCAGTTGCTGAGTTCTTTCAGGATGCTGCTTCTTTTTGTTATCGGTATGTTTCTGATGTGTTCACTGGCTTTCAACCGCTGGCCGACTGA
- a CDS encoding hypothetical protein (encoded by transcript TGME49_215220): MWFLPCLDNMASTASCHGSAALLSRKRCIFTPFRVRTKCFPCLGTLLMAAVVVVVSQVPVSFSTKASSATEDEGFVLADLVGENKDEEKEKVSVAFQGDDARVLPSGEGKENASVAFQGDDARVLTSGEGKEKASVAFQGDDARVLTSGEGKEKASVAFQGDDARVLTSGEGKEKASVAFQGDDARVLTSDKEKEKVSVAFQGDDARVLTSGEGKEKVSVAFQGDDARVLPSGEGKEKASVAFQGDDARVLTSGEGKEKASVAFQGDDARVITSDKEKENVSVAIQGDDARVLTSDEGDAGLDAAPRQEDGSFNLQSIQRIVDELKKEQEAARGSTTDEPQQKTEEITEGAEARETEQKVKDFVYSEGVDMESYVSGSQGSYMQKALKKFYDPQSLLEPSGLKAYFEFHIGIIEDTSKWLSHRSRYYRSSIEPTVLSGLALARVFAASLEVVLAEALTEIENLERLRYQKADREAFERARKNRKLGVFVLRLRELSWMLDAVFGEVSGTTRAYRCPQVCVTIRCRWTCEMKKTLPAEVDSLVALTTRLASIFETIQAFIDADAYIGCLLGAGKSPTFEHREAEATHARHAHNLSSNVGEFQRLLKGTGGKLLQLRERMLDFASLFKPGH; encoded by the exons ATGTGGTTTTTGCCTTGCCTGGACAACATGGCATCTACAGCATCGTGTCACGGCTCAGCAGCGCTTCTCAGCCGGAAGCGATGCATTTTCACACCGTTCCGTGTCAGGACAAAATGCTTTCCGTGTTTGGGAACACTGCTGATGGCTGCCGTTGTAGTCGTAGTGTCTCAGGTGCCGGTATCGTTTTCTACCAAGGCGTCCTCGGCTACTGAGGACGAGGGTTTCGTACTAGCCGATTTAGTTGGGGAAAATAAggatgaagagaaggaaaaagttTCGGTAGCGTTTCAAGGAGATGACGCGAGGGTATTACCAAGTGgtgaagggaaggaaaatGCTTCGGTAGCATTTCAAGGAGATGACGCGAGGGTATTAACAAGTGgtgaagggaaggaaaaggcTTCGGTAGCATTTCAAGGAGATGACGCGAGGGTATTAACAAGTGgtgaagggaaggaaaaggcTTCGGTAGCATTTCAAGGAGATGACGCGAGGGTATTAACAAGTGgtgaagggaaggaaaaggcTTCGGTAGCATTTCAAGGAGATGACGCGAGGGTATTAACAAGTGAtaaagagaaggaaaaagttTCGGTAGCGTTTCAAGGAGATGACGCGAGGGTATTAACAAGTGgtgaagggaaggaaaaagtTTCGGTAGCGTTTCAAGGAGATGACGCGAGGGTATTACCAAGTGgtgaagggaaggaaaaggcTTCGGTAGCATTTCAAGGAGATGACGCGAGGGTATTAACAAGTGgtgaagggaaggaaaaggcTTCGGTAGCATTTCAAGGAGATGACGCGAGGGTAATAACAAGTGAtaaagagaaggaaaatgtCTCGGTAGCGATTCAAGGAGATGACGCGAGGGTATTAACAAGTGATGAGGGCGATGCAGGTTTGGACGCTGCTCCCAGGCAGGAAGATGGCAGCTTCAACTTACAGAGTATTCAGAGAATCGTGGACGAactgaagaaagaacaggaagcaGCACGTGGATCCACGACGGACGAACCTCAGCAAAAGACTGAAGAGATCACAGAGGGAGCAGAAGCACGGGAGACGGAACAGAAAGTGAAGGACTTCGTATACAGTGAAGGTGTTGATATGGAGTCATACGTGTCGGGCAGCCAAG GTTCCTACATGCAGAAGGCTTTGAAGAAGTTTTATGATCCACAGTCTCTTCTTGAACCAAGTGGACTGAAGGCTTATTTCGAGTTCCACATTGGCATCATTGAAGATACCAGTAAATGGCTTTCGCATAGGTCAAGGTATTACAGGAGTTCTATTGAGCCGACAGTGTTAAGTGGTCTTGCTTTAGCCAGAGTGTTCGCGGCGTCCCTCGAGGTCGTGTTGGCAGAGGCGCTAACCGAGATAGAAAACCTAGAACGACTGCGGTACCAGAAAGCTGACCGAGAAGCCTTCGAGCGTGCTCGAAAGAACCGCAAACTTGGCGTGTTTGTGTTACGCCTTCGGGAGTTATCCTGGATGCTGGATGCAGTCTTTGGCGAGGTGTCCGGTACAACACGAGCGTATAGGTGCCCGCAGGTATGTGTTACCATAAGATGCCGGTGGACCTGTGAGATGAAGAAAACTTTACCAGCAGAAGTTGATTCACTTGTTGCTTTGACGACTCGGTTGGCAAGCATCTTCGAAACCATTCAGGCATTCATCGACGCAGATGCGTACATTGGCTGTCTACTGGGGGCAGGGAAGTCTCCCACGTTCGAACACCGCGAGGCGGAAGCGACACATGCGCGACACGCACACAATTTGTCCAGCAACGTAGGCGAATTTCAGCGACTCCTGAAGGGGACCGGAGGAAAATTGTTGCAGCTTCGCGAAAGAATGCTCGACTTCGCCTCTTTATTCAAACCCGGGCACTAA
- a CDS encoding RNA recognition motif-containing protein (encoded by transcript TGME49_215230) yields MVRRSARTAKNARTSATPETENASPPSPSPSSPVSSRGRRRSTLQRSSPKEQSEQPSSLVVSSNSSIPSVSSKSEAAAAVASDPPTQAPDASGAQAVEAKATGEAEAEMRESGEKANDGDAEVKEGEEKTPGEAEVRGGEDTVKEREAEWYLILTEDAMAVLRSQQKQQEAQSQGEGSREEHSEGHKREEGDKREGETEEEKGGDRQGVLATGNESSVVGPVSAETVRIYFQHCLVDGYTQCWKPGMPAWLPLCSTDELKKVLQEADEGDLEEAQEDGGEKEGQTARLEDVPPEFKYVTPEGVRMVFDLAGKTWRTAEEYEALCSLLAEAEALPAASPEKHESAVAENREDMVFPGLSEEEVDRAEGEGEQGRTRELTEAERQKKEANAEKRRMYRQRLKKKKQEGRWVAGRKNPNIYVANLPADCTEEELAEIFKKAGVFKIDPETLRPKIRVYTDDTGRCKGDALISFVHENSVDIAIKYFDGFSFRDGACTLKVQRAEFAPKAGQGTSPKTEGSEGGSAESRTGKRDRRKYLAAKYEQERLLSWGDAIDDGSGRRIIILKPTYSSEEAELYEEGDAFYEELRQELFDEIAQFAKPEKVTVIPRHVQGVACVKLKTAEDAERIIEQFRGRYFDGRQLDVFFFDGRSDLKANCLPSRLKKPKAVTPVTPQAAGDTQEAEAAVQNEGATQEKHDIEEEKDDEEERLDKFGEWISQQSSDEEFEVQTEE; encoded by the exons ATGGTTCGAAGAAGTGCGCGGACCGCAAAGAATGCTCGGACTTCTGCCACTCCGGAGACCGAGaacgcttcgcctccttcgccctctccgtcgtctcccgtctcctccagagggagaaggcggtcGACACTGCAAAGATCTTCTCCTAAGGAGCAGAGTGAACAACCTTCGAGCCTCGTTGTTTCTTCAAATTCGTCTATTCCCTCTGTGTCCTCGAAGAGCGAAGCGGCTGCCGCGGTCGCCTCCGACCCTCCCACCCAAGCCCCGGACGCGTCTGGAGCGCAGGCCGTGGAAGCAAAGGCGAcgggagaagccgaagcagagatgagagaaagcggggagaaagcgaacgatggagacgcagaggtgaaagaaggagaggaaaaaacaccgggagaagcagaggtgaggggaggagaagacacggtgaaggagagggaagcagagtGGTATCTCATTCTCACGGAGGACGCAATGGCTGTTCTCCGCTCTCAACAGAAGCAGCAAGAAGCTCAGAGTCAGGGAGAGggctcgagagaagagcacagCGAAGGAcacaagcgagaagaaggagacaagagagagggggagacggaagaagagaagggtggagacagacagggcGTTCTCGCGACAGGGAACGAGTCCAGCGTCGTAGGTCCAGTCTCGGCAGAGACAGTGAGGATTTACTTCCAGCATTGCCTGGTGGATGGATACACGCAGTGCTGGAAACCTGGAATGCCCGCGTGGCTGCCACTGTGCTCCACGGACGAGTTGAAGAAGGTTCtgcaggaagcagacgaaggagacctCGAGGAAGCACAGGAGGAcggcggagaaaaagaagggcaGACCGCTCGCCTCGAGGATGTTCCACCAGAGTTCAAGTACGTCACTCCCGAGGGCGTACGGATGGTGTTCGACCTAGCCGGCAAAACCTGGCGCACTGCAGAG GAGTACGAAGCGCTCTGCTCGTTGTTGGCAGAAGCGGAGGCTCTTCCTGCGGCTTCGCCAGAAAAGCATGAGTCTGCTGTCGCAGAGAACCGAGAGGACATGGTTTTTCCGGGGTTgtcagaagaagaggtggaCCGAgctgaaggcgagggagagcaGGGACGGACGCGGGAGCTGACTGAGGctgagcgacagaagaaggaagccaACGCGGAGAAGCGTCGGATGTACAGACAGcggctgaagaagaagaagcaggagggGCGGTGGGTCGCCGGGAGGAAGAATCCGAACATCTACGTTGCGAATCTCCCCGCAGACTGCACCGAAGAGGAGCTCGCCGAAATCTTCAAGAAGGCGGGGGTCTTCAAAATCGATCCCGAAACCC TGCGACCCAAGATTCGGGTGTACACGGACGACACAGGTCGCTGCAAAGGCGACGCGTTGATTTCTTTCGTTCACGAAAACTCGGTCGACATCGCCATCAAATACTTTGATGGTTTTTCCTTCCGcgacggcgcatgcactctcaAG GTCCAGCGCGCAGAATTTGCTCCCAAGGCGGGACAAGGCACGAGCCCCAAAacggaaggaagcgaaggaggctCTGCGGAGTCGCGAACTGGCAAGAGGGACAGAAGGAAATATTTAGCAGCGAAATACGAGCAAGAACG GTTGTTGAGCTGGGGAGACGCCATCGACGACGGTTCTGGGCGGCGCATTATCATTTTGAAACCAACCTActcgagcgaagaagcggag CTGtacgaagaaggcgacgcctTCTACGAGGAACTTCGCCAAGAACTGTTCGACGAAATTGCTCAATTTGCCAAGCCAGAGAAAGTCACCGTCATTCCT AGACACGTCCAGGGGGTGGCGTGCGTCAAGCTGAAGACAGCGGAAGACGCTGAGCGCATTATCGAG CAATTTCGGGGACGGTACTTCGATGGCCGGCAGCTcgatgttttcttcttcgacggtCGCAGCGACTTGAAAGCGaactgtctcccctctcgccTCAAAAAGCCGAAGGCGGTCACCCCTGTCACACCTCAA GCTGCCGGCGATACCCAGGAAGCCGAAGCGGCGGTTCAGAACGAAGGCGCAACCCAGGAAAAGCACGAcatcgaggaagagaaggacgacgaggaggagcGTCTCGACAAATTCGGG GAGTGGATATCCCAGCAaagcagcgacgaggaaTTTGAGgtgcagacagaagagtAA
- a CDS encoding thiamin pyrophosphokinase, catalytic domain-containing protein (encoded by transcript TGME49_215250~Predicted trans-membrane domain (TMHMM2.0):30-53) produces MRADDAAIPSSRPQPSNSLVTQRSLLSSSCFFFFFLLFVFFFLSAVVPSPLAFRDARAAPLHLGTRSVKMRLLAQCLGDRRSSLSLHPPPVFAASVSAKRLNRTSEDKAGHSIKSKERKRGENSRGESQWGEHPRGEGQEIKESSLCNTEQRGNAHSQESFKIYTLLACASPLFLSRLSYGLFPSAFLPAAFFSPYESRTFFSSAHRLASQLTPSLVTPTTMPRIRFTAAGSSFSQTFRTPSCSSYRHRLYSSHRLFFPRPSSVPLSSPRSPFPLICPPSFSCYTLPLTSLPCSSRSCSSLAPSWFAASRCQPAPLSPSLRFPDTVSRRHWEEASFTMPASGVRSTPAEVSPRFSRAPCPLLFCPSPPRKEGGLACTPQRARNLTTAVKHEETENLRDLRLLEQWFLPASPSSSLHSSCPPSSSPPSLSSSSSPPSSSYSSSSPSARLFVLVLNRPLPAYAQRLLASCTSYVVSDGGGNALLELFQKEEEAARRARQADGLQEAADSGCHEAARSCEVFGEEDPKSSETQDGRPGSCVDWRDKEGRPANRRGATKLPEALCGDLDSLSDEAKEYFETRGVPVLWWEDQDLPDVEKAWRLLLAPKRFSSNDVVIILGAIGGRLDHTLCAIHVLYKLTAEHEAAEARAKAVEKREGNGEESREGQRGNATPASGKSAADGSGVSPPCRPPARVGPLPQIYLLGEDSLCFLVSKGRTRVIPSDLLITRQCALIPCGEAVSGVTTEGLRWNLTPDMRLNFGEFISTSNQISEEVLASAKSRTDASCGVSIDAAMPLLWYSQMRLQPSGAFEPPLEKSHES; encoded by the exons ATGAGAGCAGACGACGCAGCGATCCCCTCTTCTCGGCCGCAGCCCTCCAACTCGCTCGTCACCCAGCGaagtctcctctcctcttcctgcttcttcttcttttttctcctcttcgttttcttcttcttgtcggCAGTTGtgccctcgcctctcgcgttcagagacgcgcgagcgGCCCCGCTGCATCTCGGAACGCGTTCGGTGAAGATGCGTCTGCTGGCCCAGTGCCTCGGCGACCGCCGCagcagtctctctctccatcccCCGCCTGTCTTTGCGGCCTCAGTGTCCGCAAAACGTCTGAACAGAACCTCCGAGGACAAGGCAGGCCACAGCATTaaaagcaaagagagaaaacgaggagagaattCAAGGGGGGAGAGTCAATGGGGGGAGCATCcaagaggagaagggcaGGAAATTAAAGAGAGTTCTTTATGCAACACGgagcagagaggcaacgCACACTCTCAGGAGAGTTTCAAGATTTACACATTGCTCGCGTGCGCTTCACCTCTATTCCTTTCACGACTTTCTTATGGATTATTTCCGTCCGCTTTCCTTCctgccgctttcttctctccataCGAGTCGCgaacttttttttcttctgctcatCGTTTAGCCTCGCAGCTGACCCCCTCTCTTGTTACACCCACTACCATGCCCCGAATCCGGTTCACTGCTGCTggctcctctttctcgcagACTTTCCGTACTCCGAGTTGCTCATCTTATCGCCACCGCCTCTACTCTTCTCAtcgccttttctttcctcgtccttcctctgttcctctctcttctcctcgctctcctttccctctcATATGtcctccgtctttctcttgttaTACGCTCCCTCTgacttctctcccttgttcttctcgctcgtgtTCTTCCCTTGCTCCTTCTTGGTTCGCTGCCTCGCGCTGCCAACCTGcacctctctcgccttctctccgcttccccgACACAGTGTCGCGACGCCACTGGGAAGAGGCCTCGTTCACCATGCCAGCGTCGGGAGTGAGGTCGACGCCTGCCGAGGTCtcccctcgtttttctcgtgcGCCTTGTCCACTCTTGTTCTGTCCCTCGCCACCCAGAAAGGAAGGCGgccttgcatgcactccgCAGCGTGCCAGAAACCTCACTACAGCAGTCAAACATGAGGAAACTGAGAACCTTAGAGATCTCCGCCTTCTTGAACAGTGGTTCCTTCCCGCAtcgccctcttcttctctccactcttcttgtcctccctcttcttctccaccttcattatcatcatcttcttctccaccttcttcatcttattcatcttcttctccgtctgcgcgTCTGTTTGTGTTGGTTTTGAATCGCCCTCTGCCTGCGTATGCTCAACGGCTGCTGGCGTCTTGCACCTCGTACGTTGTGTCCGACGGAGGCGGGAACGCGCTTCTCGAGCTCTtccagaaggaagaggaggcggcgaggagGGCGCGCCAGGCCGACGGTCTCCAAGAAGCGGCAGATTCTGGGTGCCACGAAGCGGCGAGGTCCTGTGAGGTTTTCGGCGAAGAGGATCCAAAGTCTTCGGAGACCCAAGACGGACGGCCTGGGTCGTGCGTGgactggagagacaaagaaggacgTCCGGCAAACCGCAGGGGCGCTACGAAGCTGCCGGAGGCTCTGTGTGGAGACTTGGATTCCTTGTCGGATGAA GCGAAAGAGTACTTCGAAACGCGCGGGGTGCCTGTGCTCTGGTGGGAGGATCAAGACTTGCCGGACGTGGAGAAAGCTTGGAGGCTTCTGCTTGCTCCGAAGCGGTTTTCATCAAATGACGTTGTCATCATTCTCG GTGCGATTGGCGGCAGGCTCGACCACACGCTCTGTGCAATCCATGTTCTGTACAAACTTACGGCTGAACACGAGGCAGCCGAGGCGAGGGCGAAGGCcgtggaaaagagagaaggaaacggcgaggaatcgagagaaggacagagggGAAACGCGACCCCGGCTTCCGGTAAAAGCGCTGCAGACGGTTCAGGCGTATCTCCACCTTGCCGCCCCCCTGCGCGCGTCGGCCCTCTTCCTCAG ATTTACCTCCTGGGAGAAGACTCCctgtgtttcctcgtttcaAAGGGCCGGACGCGAGTGATTCCCTCCGACCTCCTGATCACCAGGCAGTGCGCCCTTATCCCCTGTG GAGAGGCTGTCTCTGGGGTCACGACAGAGGGGCTGCGCTGGAATTTGACTCCCGATATGCGGCTGAACTTTGGAGAATTCATTTCAACCTCCAACCAG ATCTCGGAAGAGGTTCTGGCGTCCGCGAAAAGCCGGACAGACGCCTCCTGCGGAGTCTCTATCGACGCAGCGATGCCGTTGCTGTGGTATTCTCAGATGCGCCTGCAGCCCTCGGGCGCATTTGAGCCTCCTCTTGAAAAGTCGCATGAGTCTTGA